One Phaseolus vulgaris cultivar G19833 chromosome 4, P. vulgaris v2.0, whole genome shotgun sequence DNA window includes the following coding sequences:
- the LOC137837923 gene encoding peptide deformylase 1B, chloroplastic has translation MASLICLNPLLLHLGSALPAISNRCFNRSSSLNRAFSANSPPRAMTKPAFSPAKDEVASPGDFEFVPPLRIVEYPDPKLRARNKRVVTFDDNLKKLVHEMFDVMYKTDGIGLSAPQVGINVQLMVFNPVGERGEGEEIVLVNPRVSKYSKKLTLFNEGCLSFPGILADVKRPESVKIDARDVNGTRFSVNLSDLPARIFQHEFDHLQGILFFDRMSEDVLDSIRGQLQALENKYEGLTGLPSPEKIENSKKRKAAVGFGR, from the exons ATGGCTTCACTCATCTGTCTCAaccctcttcttcttcatctcggATCAGCTCTTCCCGCCATTTCTAACCGCTGCTTCAACCGTTCATCTTCCCTCAACCGGGCCTTCTCTGCAAACTCTCCTCCACGCGCCATGACCAAGCCCGCTTTCTCACCGGCTAAAGACGAAGTCGCTTCTC CTGGTGATTTTGAATTTGTGCCACCTCTGAGAATTGTGGAGTATCCAGACCCGAAACTGAGGGCCAGAAATAAGCGCGTAGTTACCTTCGATGATAATCTGAAGAAGCTTGTCCACGAAATGTTTGATGTTATGTACAA AACTGATGGTATTGGTCTCTCAGCACCTCAAGTGGGAATTAATGTGCAACTTATGGTGTTCAATCCAGTGGGTGAGCGTGGTGAAGGAGAGGAAATTGTTCTTGTAAACCCAAGGGTTAGCAAATACTCAAAGAAATTGACCCTATTCAACGAGGGTTGCTTATCTTTCCCTGGAATTCTTGCCGATGTAAAG CGACCAGAATCTGTTAAGATTGATGCACGTGATGTTAATGGAACTAGATTTTCAGTCAACTTGTCTGACCTTCCCGCACGAATATTCCAACATGAATTTGATCATCTACAG GGAATTCTTTTCTTTGACAGAATGAGTGAAGATGTTCTTGATAGTATTCGCGGGCAGTTACAG GCCCTGGAAAACAAGTACGAAGGATTGACTGGACTCCCAAGCCCTGAAAAGATAGAGAACAGCAAGAAGAGAAAGGCTGCAGTTGGTTTTGGGAGATGA
- the LOC137837935 gene encoding putative pentatricopeptide repeat-containing protein At1g12700, mitochondrial, translating to MEAWIKNPILVILGRKIVMSFTAKTTNLRYAIPKFSVFLRFFSYSQNKNAKSNYGFDAIDDAVALFSRLITMHPLPSVVEFNMILGSIVKMKHYPTAISLFKQMGLRGITPSIVSLSILINCYCHLGHLGFAFSVLSMVLKRGYQPNTVTLTTLMRGLCVKGEVRKAVDFHDNVVAQGFLLDEVSYGTLINGLCKIGQIRDAFVFMQKMEEQMVRPNVVIYNMMIDGLCKDGFVTEACGLYSEIVGRGISPDIFTYTCLIHGFCSLGQWREVTQLLCDMVDEKVNPNVYTYNILIDALCKNRMLRKAHDMCNLMIERGQQPDVVTFNTLMSGYCLYNDVDEARKLFDRFVEWEIVPDVWSYNILIIGYCKSKRIDEALILFNKMHYTNLVPNIVTYSSVIDGLCKSGRISYAWQLFSAIHDDGPSPNVITYNIMLDALCKIQHIDNAIKLFNLMFERGLTPNVLSYNILINGYCKSKRIDEAMNLFKEMRHRNLVPDSVTYNSLIDGLCKSGRVSHAWELFYAMHDGGMPVNVISYNILLDAFS from the coding sequence ATGGAAGCTTGGATAAAAAATCCAATCTTGGTCATACTTGGAAGGAAGATTGTCATGTCTTTCACTGCTAAGACAACAAACTTAAGGTATGCCATTCCCAAATTTAGTGTCTTCCTGAGGTTCTTTTCTTATTCCCAAAACAAAAACGCCAAAAGCAATTATGGGTTTGATGCAATTGATGATGCTGTGGCCTTATTCAGTCGCTTAATCACTATGCAccctcttccatctgttgtagaATTTAACATGATTTTAGGGTCAATAGTGAAGATGAAGCATTACCCTACTGCTATATCATTGTTTAAACAAATGGGGTTGAGAGGAATCACCCCTTCTATAGTGTCATTGAGCATCTTGATCAACTGTTACTGTCACTTGGGTCACTTGGGTTTTGCCTTTTCAGTGTTGAGCATGGTTCTCAAGAGGGGTTACCAGCCCAATACGGTAACCTTGACTACACTCATGAGAGGGCTTTGTGTCAAAGGTGAGGTTAGGAAAGCAGTGGACTTTCATGATAATGTGGTGGCTCAAGGGTTTCTGTTGGATGAAGTTAGTTATGGGACCTTGATCAATGGGCTGTGTAAAATAGGACAGATAAGAGATGCCTTTGTGTTCATGCAAAAAATGGAAGAGCAGATGGTTAGGCCTAATGTAGTAATCTACAATATGATGATTGATGGTTTGTGCAAAGATGGATTTGTGACTGAGGCGTGTGGTTTATATTCGGAGATTGTTGGCCGGGGAATAAGTCCTGATATTTTTACTTACACTTGTCTAATTCATGGTTTTTGTAGTTTGGGGCAGTGGCGAGAAGTTACCCAGTTGTTGTGTGATATGGTTGATGAAAAGGTCAACCCAAATGTTTATACCTATAATATACTAATTGATGCATTATGTAAAAACAGAATGCTCAGAAAAGCTCATGATATGTGTAATTTGATGATTGAAAGAGGTCAGCAACCAGATGTAGTTACTTTCAACACTTTGATGAGTGGATATTGCTTATACAATGATGTGGATGAGGCAAGAAAGTTATTTGATAGATTTGTTGAGTGGGAAATTGTGCCTGATGTTTGGAGTTATAACATCTTGATTATTGGGTATTGCAAGAGTAAAAGGATTGATGAAGCTTTGATCCTTTTCAATAAAATGCATTACACGAATTTGGTTCCTAATATTGTAACTTACAGTTCTGTTATTGATGGTTTGTGCAAATCTGGGAGAATCTCTTATGCATGGCAACTTTTTAGTGCAATTCATGATGATGGTCCCTCCCCTAATGTTATCACTTACAATATCATGTTAGATGCTCTTTGCAAAATCCAACATATTGACAAtgcaattaaattatttaacctAATGTTTGAAAGGGGATTGACTCCAAATGTCTTGAGTTATAACATCTTGATTAATGGGTATTGCAAGAGTAAGAGGATTGATGAAGCCATGAACCTTTTCAAAGAAATGCGTCACAGAAATTTGGTTCCTGATTCTGTAACTTATAATTCTCTCATTGATGGCCTGTGTAAATCTGGGAGAGTCTCTCATGCATGGGAGCTTTTCTATGCGATGCATGATGGTGGTATGCCAGTTAATGTTATCAGTTATAATATCTTGTTAGATGCCTTTTCCTAA
- the LOC137837942 gene encoding uncharacterized protein At3g17950-like: protein MLDPATELVPPPSSPTISSISSSDLDTESTGSFFHDRSTTLGTLMGVNFPTITFRVPSQHRNPNSAAEVTGGARRTASAVKKKKRATVVSTSTAAERRRKWWQLCRDGDTRSASLGEFLEVERRFGDGEFYGTAAELEGMVAGHQQRNGGRVLFVDGRVLPPTADVDDGARAAESLCNRFPVSLAGICSGGAA from the exons ATGCTAGATCCTGCCACTGAATTGGTGCCACCACCATCTTCACCCACAATCTCTTCCATTTCTTCATCTGATCTTGACACTGAG TCCACCGGATCATTCTTCCATGACAGAAGCACCACATTGGGGACTCTGATGGGAGTGAACTTCCCAACCATTACATTCAGAGTCCCATCACAGCACCGGAATCCAAATTCCGCCGCCGAGGTCACCGGCGGTGCAAGGAGGACCGCCTCCGCAgtcaaaaagaagaaaagggcTACCGTCGTGTCGACATCGACTGCAGCGGAGAGGCGGCGGAAGTGGTGGCAGCTTTGCCGCGACGGTGACACCAGATCGGCGTCGCTCGGCGAGTTTCTAGAGGTGGAGAGGCGGTTCGGAGACGGCGAGTTCTACGGCACGGCGGCGGAGCTCGAGGGGATGGTCGCCGGCCACCAGCAGAGAAACGGTGGCAGAGTGCTGTTTGTCGACGGGAGGGTTCTTCCGCCCACCGCTGACGTCGACGACGGAGCACGGGCGGCAGAGAGCCTTTGCAATCGGTTTCCGGTCTCGCTCGCCGGAATTTGCAGCGGCGGAGCGGCTTAA
- the LOC137837937 gene encoding uncharacterized protein, producing MESSEEENDGVSRNHVPKELIRLASNGAKFVDEVLNGQNECCLESFRMDKPVFYKLCNILRAKGLLHHTNRIKIEEQLAIFVFIIGHNLRTRAVQELFRYSGETISRHFNHVLNAIMSISLDLFQPPGSGVPSEILEDPRFYPYFKDCVGVIDGMHVPVTVGVDEQGPFRNKNGLLSQNILAACSFDLKFHYVLAGWEGSATDLQVFNSAITRRNKLQVPEGKYYIVDGRYPNVPGFVAPYPIAPYYKEFPSDFHPQDARELFNQRHSLLRNVIDRTFGALKARFPILMSAPSYPLQTQVKLVVAACALHNFIRKEKSDDWLFKMYEQGSFPMEESQPPLEMTVPPKMNIESQTQPSDHTFDSEEIVLASQLRDSIAAEMWNDFIHDFPPM from the exons ATGGAGAGTTCTGAAGAGGAAAATGATGGAGTCTCCAGAAATCATGTTCCGAAGGAACTGATCCGTTTAGCATCTAATGGTGCTAAATTTGTTGATGAAGTACTCAATGGTCAAAATGAATGTTGTCTGGAGAGTTTTCGCATGGATAAGCCTGTATTTTATAAGTTATGTAATATCCTGCGAGCCAAGGGTTTATTGCACCACACAAATCGAATCAAAATTGAGGAGCAACTGGCCATATTTGTGTTCATTATTGGTCATAATCTACGGACAAGGGCAGTTCAAGAGTTATTTCGTTATTCTGGAGAAACTATTAGTCGTCACTTTAACCATGTTTTGAATGCTATAATGTCAATTTCACTGGATCTATTTCAGCCTCCCGGATCTGGTGTTCCTTCAGAAATCCTTGAAGATCCTAGATTTTATCCATATTTTAAA GATTGTGTGGGAGTAATTGATGGTATGCATGTACCAGTGACGGTAGGTGTAGATGAGCAAGGACCTTTCCGCAATAAGAATGGTTTGCTTTCACAGAATATTCTGGCAGCTTGCTCATTTGACCTCAAGTTCCATTATGTTTTGGCTGGATGGGAAGGATCTGCTACAGACTTGCAAGTTTTTAATTCAGCAATCACAAGACGAAACAAATTGCAGGTCCCTGAAG GTAAATACTACATCGTAGATGGTAGGTATCCAAATGTGCCAGGTTTCGTTGCTCCGTATCCCATTGCTCCCTACTACAAGGAATTTCCCAGCGATTTCCACCCACAAGATGCTAGAGAGCTATTCAATCAACGGCACTCCTTATTACGAAATGTCATAGATCGAACTTTCGGGGCTTTAAAGGCACGGTTTCCTATATTGATGTCTGCTCCTTCTTACCCATTACAAACACAAGTGAAGTTGGTGGTGGCTGCATGTGCATTACACAATTTCATTCGCAAGGAGAAGTCAGATGATTGGCTTTTCAAGATGTATGAGCAGGGTTCATTTCCAATGGAAGAATCACAACCCCCATTAGAGATGACAGTGCCACCAAAGATGAATATTGAGAGCCAGACTCAGCCATCAGATCATACTTTTGATTCTGAAGAAATTGTACTTGCTTCACAGTTAAGGGACTCTATTGCTGCTGAAATGTGGAATGATTTTATCCACGATTTCCCCCCCATGTAA